The Neospora caninum Liverpool complete genome, chromosome X genome includes a region encoding these proteins:
- a CDS encoding SRS domain-containing protein — MTCCVVAKLHKANWILWCASSQGNTTTSKMSWNYGAQRKLSHNFRMGVTLLVLLASTSILYDGPSFFSSVPAQAAEPKSECVVDREHGTTNCRCDETEKTPQTLAATLSEDQNVLKVSCKNNELHCAPDQLNGDKVCPGDATKVHECTSSSGSNECIKLSDILVDPGKSVTWARDTTESSNECTTKQLTVPKQNFPYTDKKFVVGCVQKSGNTDQCTVTVTVAARASAKNGQTVTCAYGTSSNKEPQTITLSPSQNAFTLVCGTDGEIMPSTYQQHYCDSSENGTTGDCQERDYTSILTAYQDTWWQKTENSSYTLQIPPTDFPEEPANIMVGCKKTKVSKRGQTSEGEPSTVCKVLVTIEASPNSSSATMSGMKAYLAVGAVAIISAFVHAM; from the coding sequence ATGACTTGCTGTGTTGTAGCAAAATTGCACAAGGCTAACTGGATCTTGTGGTGCGCGAGTTCGCAGGGTAACACAACGACGTCGAAGATGTCTTGGAATTACGGGGCACAACGGAAATTGTCACACAATTTCCGAATGGGAGTGACTCTACTGGTACTCCTTGCAAGCACGTCTATTCTCTATGACGGCCCATCATTTTTCTCGAGCGTTCCAGCCCAAGCTGCGGAACCAAAATCAGAATGTGTGGTGGACAGAGAACATGGAACTACCAACTGCAGGTGCGATGAAACCGAAAAAACACCACAAACGCTTGCGGCGACACTTTCGGAAGACCAAAATGTGTTGAAGGTGAGCTGCAAAAATAATGAGCTTCATTGCGCTCCCGACCAACTGAACGGCGACAAGGTCTGCCCGGGAGACGCTACCAAGGTGCATGAGTGCACTTCATCATCTGGCAGCAACGAATGCATCAAACTCAGCGATATTCTTGTCGATCCCGGAAAAAGCGTCACCTGGGCGCGGGACACCACCGAGTCGTCGAACGAATGCACTACTAAACAGCTAACGGTCCCGAAGCAGAACTTCCCGTATACTGACAAGAAGTTCGTTGTCGGATGTGTTCAAAAATCTGGGAACACCGACCAGTGCACGGTGACTGTAACGGTCGCGGCAAGAGCAAGTGCAAAGAACGGCCAGACCGTCACCTGCGCTTACGGAACGAGTAGCAATAAGGAACCTCAGACCATCACGCTGAGCCCGTCTCAGAACGCATTCACACTGGTTTGCGGGACTGACGGTGAAATTATGCCGAGCACGTACCAGCAACATTACTGCGATAGCTCAGAAAATGGGACCACTGGTGActgccaagagagagactacACTTCCATCCTCACGGCATACCAAGACACATGGTGGCAAAAAACCGAAAACTCATCTTACACACTGCAGATTCCGCCGACCGATTTCCCAGAAGAGCCAGCAAATATTATGGTCGGGTGCAAGAAGACAAAGGTTTCGAAGAGAGGCCAGACTAGTGAAGGAGAACCCTCAACTGTTTGTAAAGTGCTGGTGACGATTGAGGCTTCGCCAAACAGCTCATCTGCAACAATGTCCGGGATGAAGGCATACTTGGCTGTAGGAGCTGTCGCTATCATTTCTGCGTTCGTGCATGCCATGTGA